A genomic region of Bacteroidales bacterium contains the following coding sequences:
- a CDS encoding T9SS type A sorting domain-containing protein, producing the protein MKTLLFSIVFLFISIKAIFPQGLPPGWDYVPTPTTHIISIPLACNPKINDYSLQPGDYIGVFYVNGSGGLSCGGAIEWTGIQNTGIIAFGNDSFTPEKDGFFNNEVINYKVYSWSVQNTYDAVVTCNPNLPNTCLNFVPNGLSGLASLDASGFYIVVEASETSICSGTSVQLNAIPSGGSGGYTYSWTSVPVGFSSNIANPTVSPAVTTEYFCQVTNGSNSLTAKVLVEVIPAPVAISGADLSICDGETAQLNGVVENATSFSWSSSGDGTFSNSAVLNPVYTPGPNDILSGAVQLCLTATSVPACPESSDCLILTIYPLPVVTLNAFPDYCSGDPAFDLYGGSPGGGIYYVNGIPSVVFSPSDPGIYNIVYEYVNANGCSDTAMQQLIVHPLPVVECPDDFTVCCNSSPIQLNSATPPGGIYSGNGVIGGVFTPDCNNTGNFPITYAYTDPNTSCENSCSFVITVAPLPVVACPSNYQVCINTPAFALTGAIPSNGSYSGPGVNQNIFYPAIAGIGIHQITYNYTDPNGCPGSCFFTIQVNPLPSVNAGFPQVFIILPTTTVILSDATAANFTAIQWSTSGSGTFNDPTLINPEYTLSDDDILAGSVELTLTGINDCGSVSDNIEIIINECQPAVVDAGEDGTICEDAVFTISDANALFYESLLWSNNGGDGQFNDPTLLNPSYTPGENDIEAGSVLLTLTAYPLEVCDTVTDSKLLTIVLLPAAYSGLDQTICEDGEVSLSGEAYHHSFILWTTNGDGAFEDPEDLQTQYYPGVNDIAFQEVVITLTVFPLAPCAETANDEMMVSITKLPQVDAGDDVTIPVGETLQLSAVASDYFLVLWSTSGDGTFNAYDILNPIYTPGTEDIQNAGATLALTAFPLAPCTIQITDDLELSIDTLTTIRPFANEGKVRIYPNPATTEIFIHIGHLPGNELKIELFDLNGRVVFEENLKRNGMENEFRYSISTSEFPIGVYMIRLKNEHFYFLGKIKLIKS; encoded by the coding sequence ATGAAAACCCTTTTGTTTTCGATTGTTTTTTTATTTATCAGCATTAAAGCCATTTTTCCACAAGGACTCCCTCCCGGATGGGACTATGTTCCCACTCCAACCACACATATCATTTCAATTCCTCTTGCATGTAATCCAAAAATCAATGATTATTCCTTGCAACCCGGAGATTACATCGGTGTTTTTTATGTGAATGGAAGTGGAGGCTTGTCTTGTGGAGGCGCTATCGAATGGACCGGTATCCAGAACACTGGAATCATTGCCTTTGGTAATGACTCATTCACACCGGAAAAAGATGGTTTTTTTAACAACGAAGTCATTAATTATAAGGTGTATTCCTGGAGTGTGCAAAACACCTACGATGCTGTTGTCACTTGTAATCCCAATTTACCCAACACCTGTCTTAATTTTGTTCCAAATGGGTTATCCGGTTTGGCATCTCTTGACGCATCAGGATTTTACATTGTGGTCGAAGCGTCTGAAACATCGATCTGTTCAGGTACATCCGTCCAGTTGAATGCAATTCCCTCCGGAGGTTCTGGCGGTTATACCTATAGTTGGACTTCAGTTCCGGTTGGTTTCTCATCCAATATTGCCAACCCAACCGTTTCACCTGCGGTCACCACAGAATATTTTTGTCAGGTCACCAACGGTTCCAATTCATTAACTGCAAAGGTTTTGGTAGAAGTGATCCCGGCTCCTGTTGCAATCTCCGGGGCTGATCTAAGCATTTGCGATGGAGAAACTGCTCAGTTAAATGGCGTTGTTGAAAATGCAACCTCTTTTTCCTGGAGTAGCAGCGGAGATGGCACATTCTCGAATAGTGCTGTTTTAAATCCGGTTTACACACCTGGACCAAATGATATTTTAAGCGGGGCTGTTCAACTGTGCCTTACAGCCACAAGTGTGCCGGCATGTCCGGAATCCAGCGATTGTCTGATTCTAACCATCTATCCCCTTCCAGTTGTAACTTTAAACGCTTTTCCGGATTATTGCTCTGGTGATCCTGCTTTCGATTTATATGGCGGATCGCCTGGAGGTGGCATTTATTATGTTAATGGTATTCCTTCAGTAGTATTCTCTCCATCAGACCCTGGCATTTATAATATCGTTTATGAATATGTAAATGCTAATGGGTGCTCTGATACGGCAATGCAGCAGCTAATAGTCCATCCATTACCAGTTGTTGAGTGCCCGGATGATTTTACAGTTTGTTGCAACAGTAGCCCAATTCAGCTCAATTCAGCCACACCTCCCGGAGGAATCTACAGTGGAAACGGAGTTATCGGAGGAGTGTTTACTCCGGATTGTAACAATACCGGAAACTTTCCAATTACCTACGCTTACACTGACCCCAATACAAGTTGTGAAAATTCCTGCTCTTTCGTCATAACTGTTGCTCCTTTACCTGTGGTGGCTTGTCCATCGAATTATCAGGTTTGTATTAATACTCCTGCATTTGCGTTAACTGGCGCGATACCTTCAAATGGTTCTTATTCCGGACCAGGAGTAAATCAAAATATCTTTTATCCAGCTATTGCAGGAATTGGTATCCATCAGATTACGTACAACTACACCGACCCAAATGGTTGCCCGGGCTCCTGTTTTTTTACTATCCAGGTTAATCCGTTACCTTCTGTCAATGCTGGCTTTCCGCAGGTATTTATCATATTGCCAACTACAACGGTGATTCTTTCTGATGCTACAGCTGCTAATTTCACTGCCATTCAATGGAGTACATCAGGTTCCGGAACATTTAACGATCCAACTTTGATCAATCCGGAATACACTTTAAGTGACGATGACATACTGGCTGGATCAGTGGAATTAACTTTGACCGGGATAAATGATTGTGGTTCAGTGTCCGACAACATCGAAATTATTATCAACGAATGTCAACCGGCTGTTGTTGATGCAGGCGAAGATGGTACCATCTGTGAGGATGCAGTGTTTACTATTTCAGATGCGAATGCACTATTTTACGAATCCTTGCTGTGGTCAAATAATGGAGGAGATGGTCAATTCAACGATCCAACTTTGTTAAACCCAAGTTATACTCCCGGGGAAAATGATATTGAAGCCGGATCTGTTTTACTTACCCTTACTGCCTATCCGTTAGAAGTATGTGATACTGTGACTGACAGTAAATTATTGACAATTGTATTGTTGCCTGCTGCGTATTCAGGTTTGGATCAAACTATTTGCGAAGATGGAGAAGTCAGTTTGTCCGGTGAAGCTTATCATCATTCATTCATTTTATGGACAACCAATGGAGATGGTGCCTTTGAGGATCCGGAAGACCTTCAAACACAATACTATCCGGGTGTAAATGATATAGCTTTTCAGGAAGTTGTGATTACCCTGACTGTTTTTCCTCTGGCGCCATGTGCTGAAACAGCCAATGATGAAATGATGGTTTCAATCACAAAATTGCCTCAGGTTGATGCCGGTGACGATGTAACCATCCCTGTTGGTGAAACATTGCAATTGAGTGCTGTTGCATCTGACTATTTTCTGGTACTTTGGTCAACTTCCGGTGACGGGACATTTAATGCTTATGATATCCTTAACCCGATCTATACCCCGGGAACGGAGGATATTCAAAATGCAGGTGCAACACTTGCCCTGACAGCGTTTCCTCTGGCTCCGTGTACAATCCAGATTACTGATGATTTGGAACTCTCCATCGACACACTTACAACTATTCGTCCCTTTGCAAATGAAGGCAAGGTCAGGATTTATCCTAATCCTGCAACTACTGAAATATTCATACATATCGGTCATTTACCGGGTAATGAGTTGAAAATTGAGCTATTCGATTTGAATGGTAGAGTAGTGTTTGAGGAGAATTTGAAAAGGAATGGTATGGAAAATGAATTCAGATACTCGATCAGCACCTCCGAATTTCCCATCGGGGTATACATGATCAGGTTAAAGAATGAACATTTTTATTTTCTCGGGAAAATCAAACTGATCAAATCATGA
- a CDS encoding thioredoxin family protein, giving the protein MKIFSTVLLMLILVTFCTSQELNRVVIDPDRGNEDLIGKCDRQGFEHTAFKTWFSDGYQSYNPDENAIKELRNRKKDLKITVVMGTWCSDSRKNIPHFYKILDAVKLDEKNVELIAMDRKKSTGDLDISGLGVTLVPTFILLKRGVEIGRIVENPTLSIEKDMLLILMQGD; this is encoded by the coding sequence ATGAAAATCTTTTCGACAGTCCTCTTGATGTTAATCTTGGTTACTTTTTGCACCTCTCAGGAATTAAACAGGGTTGTTATTGATCCCGACCGTGGTAATGAGGATCTAATTGGTAAATGTGATCGCCAGGGCTTTGAACATACTGCTTTTAAAACCTGGTTTAGTGATGGATATCAGTCTTATAATCCTGATGAAAACGCAATCAAAGAGTTGAGAAATAGAAAAAAAGATTTGAAGATCACCGTTGTGATGGGAACCTGGTGTAGCGATTCCAGGAAAAATATCCCACATTTTTACAAAATTCTCGACGCAGTTAAACTTGATGAGAAAAATGTTGAGTTGATAGCAATGGATCGTAAGAAATCGACGGGTGATCTTGATATCAGCGGACTCGGAGTCACACTTGTTCCTACATTCATTTTATTAAAAAGGGGCGTGGAAATTGGAAGAATTGTTGAAAATCCTACCCTTTCGATTGAAAAGGACATGTTGCTCATTCTAATGCAAGGAGATTAG
- a CDS encoding pantoate--beta-alanine ligase — translation MRVIKSISDVKEFIKGIKATGKSIGFVPTMGALHAGHIALVNRATSENDFVVASIFVNPIQFNNKEDLEKYPRPISEDIHKLEEVACDLLFFPGVNEMYPEPVVDKYDFGQMDKVMEGKFRPGHFNGVAVVVRKLFEIITPDRAYFGMKDFQQLRIIQTLTSNLNLPVDIVPYPTVREKDGLAMSSRNVRLNEKERMIAPVIYKVLCGIREKAGKVTVKEAEEWAVSRLNKYDEINVEYISVVDAVTLLPVTNWSDAESLVCCAAVMVGKIRLIDNVLIF, via the coding sequence ATGAGAGTTATTAAGTCTATAAGCGATGTTAAGGAGTTTATTAAAGGTATCAAAGCCACCGGAAAATCTATTGGTTTTGTTCCAACGATGGGCGCTTTACATGCTGGTCATATTGCTCTGGTGAACCGGGCTACATCTGAAAATGACTTTGTTGTTGCAAGTATTTTCGTTAACCCAATTCAGTTTAACAATAAGGAGGACCTTGAAAAGTATCCCAGGCCTATTTCGGAGGATATTCATAAATTAGAGGAAGTGGCCTGTGACCTGCTTTTTTTTCCCGGGGTAAATGAAATGTACCCTGAACCGGTTGTTGATAAATACGATTTTGGTCAGATGGATAAGGTCATGGAGGGTAAGTTCCGTCCGGGACATTTCAATGGCGTTGCTGTTGTGGTCAGGAAATTATTTGAAATTATTACGCCTGACAGGGCTTATTTTGGGATGAAAGACTTTCAGCAACTTAGAATTATTCAGACTTTAACCTCAAATTTGAATTTACCAGTTGATATTGTGCCATACCCGACTGTCCGTGAAAAAGATGGGCTCGCTATGAGTTCCCGTAATGTCAGACTGAATGAGAAGGAACGCATGATTGCTCCTGTAATTTACAAAGTTTTATGCGGAATTAGAGAGAAGGCAGGAAAGGTAACGGTGAAAGAGGCTGAGGAATGGGCGGTTTCCAGGTTGAACAAGTATGATGAAATAAATGTTGAATACATATCTGTAGTTGATGCCGTTACGCTGCTGCCGGTGACGAATTGGAGTGATGCAGAAAGCCTGGTTTGTTGCGCTGCGGTAATGGTTGGAAAGATTCGACTTATAGATAATGTCTTAATATTTTAG
- a CDS encoding T9SS type A sorting domain-containing protein: MFLKVYKSRVWIMLFMLLPFIGNAQIPGLPPGWGFTLNPTSATYAIPTTVAFTGVDALQAGDWIGAFYEDDGELYCAGAIEWLGTGNVALVAFGNDDLEPTKNGFAENELVQWKFYYSTTSEELCVKAYDDLGEEFNWSNGVLEVVASFGPCVEPPVCQTINLLSGTRFYSSYIQTDNMNMLAMMTPVLGSLNTVKSSTGATLRKIGPNWVNGIGNWISTEGYLITMNAGAALEFCGSVVPFNTPIPLTGTKIVSFLHQAPMNALTAFTPILAQLNQVKNSTGATLRKIGPNWVNGIGNLIPSEGYLVTVNSPTTLIYPAADNTVAPAPVNSNSNTRSHFTWPGGNAGENTWTLYIDQALFNGVSLQAGDEVAILDGNIVCGVWTLTAAPVPGTFAEFLVAFDVLGNLTNGYTPGNAITLKAYNAATMEESEEFTVEFFNPYGDAYTLPIFPATNNEYSIVNMNFTTEQPNCPMLVSAEPGNSQVALTWTGIEVPIKSEVEFEEKITQTRSHFTWPGGNAGENTWTLYIDQALFNGVSLQAGDELAILDGSIICGVWTLSAAPVPGTFAEFLVAFDVLGNLTNGYTPGNAITIKAYNAATMTESEEFQIEFFNPYGDAYTQSVFPATNNEYSIVNLAFTTVQPYVPTFNVYQDGALIASNVEGNTYLVEGLANGTEYCFTVTQLLEGGEESCQSNELCAIPDGCENVVITNFPEAFENLCVGTNFEYDFSGVVIENAASVEWVIDPVEAGGWVNSLFVLFTDYVGEVTISVTGYATPPCLDATASVSFEVFALPVIECPAYGPLCEGGDFVEFTEPGVFHFDGEVITGWNPSAPGMFMIHYMYTDPETGCSNDCMFEIEVIALPVVDCPEDQVLCYNDEPFVFGDFTFDPSMYDPGVYPFTFTASNACGTVECSFTIEVIGAPVVECPEDFEICVNAEPFVFGEWTFDPSLYNPGVYSFTFTAENECGVAECTFYVTVLPLPEPPVCPEDAFVCIDADPFEIGGILFDPAAYGAGEWPFTLTSENECGIAECTFYVTVFGLPEVTCPDAFSVYLSDLPITLDGAMPMGGEYSGTGVLGNDFLVFETGEYLITYTYTDVETGCTNFCTFVINVEADPIPELVFANLQWPPTSEICLDNFQPLTVYGQVVIENGVLNPETGYEGLVVEFGISGENTDPATWTTWYPSTGFGFGGFNGQPEYSGQIGDGLVAGTYYYATKFTFDDMVYYGGFDGGFWDGINNVSGVLTVIEFCGIPPCSIEWANVQWPESGEIFVGDDFDVYAQVYSANYPGQEIPGMSAWVGYSTENVDPSLFTNWVPATLNVIAGNNSEYVANIGAAIMEDGTYYYASRFQCLDGDFVYGGIGGFWDNNSGVLIVNPLECEVTCPEDFEVCINGGSFVLAGAEPTGGEYTGVGVMDGMFYPEVAGEGVHEITYTFDCGNGLIASCVFEITVLGLPVVECPEDQVLCYNDEPFVFGEFVFDPSMYDPGVYPFTFTAENECGVAECSFTIEVIGAPVAECPEDIAVCIDAEPFEYGGYAIDPALLGAGVHEFVVEASNQCGTDVCSFFVTVNALPVLTEVGLEVTEDGEVWMPVDGGLAEGYELCINPASAGYALNIASLMSEPALAEGYYGFYVTTYPDGYFEYWDGRGVNAGAAPGSWQEWMWWIINGNQPIFYIGVNDGFMLVDGLKKDYSGEITYLVLPGDYPAGAYTFEGMVEDANGCMSELIVVGMTFNSYAVIVEQPVDVSVLWGMDAEFTVVAENAEEYQWYGPNGMIDGATEATLTLFAVTLEDEGGYYVEVTNGCDPDRLISMTAFLTVLPWTQVIDLNGAVNGMSTYLDLLEDDIATIVAPIIADLQYVEFYQPNTVYVPGAMSFPWNEEKGAKTGLSGGYPTSLTVTGYPTLGTVVDLPAGWSIMPVWSQGVVLAADVFGPLGAQLIAAFSIDYSGVYWPQYSVYSLEYLVPGSAYLVALASPGSVDFNVPLVKAATPGYVSMPANTTTWKTVQMTGVQHNIALTADALAQLRVGDVVGAFNQDGSIAGMVEITNLKDNAVIRVYGNEFTSKSVNGFVAGDVLTFKVYRDGEVIDLTATFDPNMPNTDVFAENGLSAIISLKAGVTAINDLTAELTVNLFPNPAKDFVNIETNFEIRNLKVVNYVGQVVFDQEIDQVNFQINTSNFGPGMYFVQIQTTDGVVVTKRLTVN; the protein is encoded by the coding sequence ATGTTTTTAAAAGTTTACAAATCAAGAGTATGGATTATGCTCTTTATGTTGCTTCCCTTTATTGGGAACGCACAAATCCCTGGCCTACCGCCGGGATGGGGATTTACCCTGAATCCCACCTCAGCTACCTATGCAATACCCACCACCGTTGCTTTTACCGGTGTTGATGCATTGCAAGCCGGCGACTGGATCGGCGCGTTTTACGAAGATGACGGGGAATTGTATTGTGCCGGCGCCATTGAATGGCTTGGCACAGGTAACGTTGCCCTCGTTGCTTTCGGTAACGATGATCTGGAGCCCACTAAAAATGGTTTTGCAGAAAATGAATTAGTACAGTGGAAATTCTATTACTCAACCACATCCGAAGAATTGTGCGTAAAAGCATACGACGACCTTGGCGAAGAATTTAACTGGTCCAATGGCGTACTTGAAGTTGTTGCCAGCTTCGGACCCTGTGTTGAACCACCAGTTTGCCAAACAATTAACCTTTTATCAGGTACACGCTTTTATTCTTCCTACATTCAGACAGATAACATGAACATGTTGGCAATGATGACTCCTGTTCTTGGTAGTTTGAATACAGTAAAAAGTTCTACTGGCGCCACTTTGCGGAAAATTGGACCTAACTGGGTCAATGGTATCGGAAACTGGATTTCAACCGAAGGTTACCTGATTACTATGAATGCAGGCGCTGCACTGGAATTTTGTGGTTCGGTTGTTCCTTTTAATACACCTATTCCATTGACAGGAACTAAAATCGTAAGTTTCCTTCACCAGGCACCAATGAATGCCTTAACCGCATTTACTCCTATATTAGCCCAGTTAAATCAGGTTAAAAATTCAACTGGAGCTACGCTCAGGAAAATTGGACCCAACTGGGTTAATGGTATCGGTAACCTTATTCCAAGTGAAGGTTACTTAGTTACGGTGAATTCTCCGACAACATTAATTTATCCAGCAGCTGATAACACTGTAGCACCTGCACCTGTAAATTCAAATAGTAACACCCGTTCACATTTTACATGGCCGGGAGGTAATGCAGGAGAAAATACCTGGACACTTTACATAGATCAGGCATTATTCAATGGAGTTTCATTGCAGGCAGGTGATGAAGTTGCTATACTTGACGGGAATATTGTTTGCGGTGTTTGGACATTAACAGCAGCCCCAGTTCCTGGAACATTCGCTGAGTTCCTTGTTGCATTTGACGTTTTAGGTAACCTTACCAATGGTTATACACCCGGTAATGCCATTACCTTAAAAGCATACAATGCTGCAACAATGGAAGAAAGCGAAGAATTTACTGTTGAATTTTTCAATCCTTACGGTGATGCCTATACTTTACCCATTTTCCCTGCCACAAATAATGAGTACAGTATTGTTAATATGAACTTCACTACAGAGCAGCCCAATTGTCCAATGCTTGTTTCCGCTGAACCCGGTAATTCACAAGTTGCATTGACATGGACTGGAATTGAAGTTCCTATAAAATCTGAAGTAGAGTTTGAAGAAAAAATTACTCAAACTCGCTCGCATTTTACCTGGCCAGGTGGAAATGCCGGTGAAAATACCTGGACACTTTACATCGACCAGGCATTATTCAATGGAGTTTCGTTACAAGCTGGTGATGAACTGGCAATTTTAGATGGTAGCATTATATGTGGTGTTTGGACATTATCAGCAGCTCCGGTTCCCGGAACCTTTGCAGAGTTTTTGGTAGCCTTTGATGTTTTGGGAAACCTTACCAATGGTTACACGCCCGGTAACGCCATAACAATTAAAGCTTACAATGCTGCCACCATGACCGAGAGTGAGGAATTTCAAATTGAATTCTTCAATCCCTATGGTGATGCCTATACACAATCGGTGTTCCCTGCTACAAACAATGAATACAGTATAGTTAACCTGGCTTTTACCACTGTTCAGCCCTATGTTCCGACTTTCAATGTTTATCAGGATGGCGCCCTCATTGCATCCAATGTTGAAGGGAATACTTACCTGGTAGAAGGTCTGGCAAATGGAACTGAATACTGCTTCACCGTAACCCAACTCCTTGAAGGAGGTGAAGAATCATGCCAGTCTAATGAACTGTGTGCTATTCCAGACGGTTGCGAAAACGTTGTTATCACTAATTTCCCAGAAGCTTTTGAAAACCTCTGTGTTGGAACTAACTTTGAATATGATTTTTCAGGTGTTGTAATTGAAAATGCAGCTTCAGTTGAATGGGTTATTGATCCGGTTGAAGCAGGTGGATGGGTGAACTCATTGTTCGTTTTATTCACTGATTATGTTGGTGAAGTTACAATTTCGGTAACCGGATATGCAACTCCCCCATGTTTAGATGCAACAGCAAGTGTTTCATTTGAAGTCTTTGCACTTCCGGTAATTGAATGCCCTGCTTATGGACCGCTTTGTGAAGGTGGTGACTTTGTTGAGTTTACCGAACCAGGTGTTTTCCACTTTGATGGTGAAGTAATTACTGGTTGGAATCCTTCTGCACCAGGTATGTTCATGATTCATTACATGTACACCGATCCTGAAACAGGTTGCAGCAACGACTGTATGTTCGAAATCGAAGTTATTGCTCTTCCGGTGGTTGATTGCCCTGAAGATCAGGTATTGTGCTACAACGATGAACCATTTGTATTCGGCGACTTCACATTTGATCCATCAATGTACGACCCGGGTGTTTATCCATTCACCTTCACAGCATCCAATGCTTGTGGGACTGTTGAATGTTCTTTCACTATTGAAGTAATCGGTGCTCCTGTTGTAGAATGTCCTGAGGATTTCGAAATTTGCGTAAATGCTGAGCCTTTCGTATTTGGTGAATGGACCTTTGACCCTTCATTATACAATCCAGGTGTTTACAGCTTTACATTTACTGCCGAAAATGAATGTGGTGTTGCTGAATGTACTTTCTACGTAACTGTACTTCCGCTGCCGGAACCACCGGTTTGCCCTGAAGATGCTTTTGTCTGCATTGACGCCGATCCATTCGAAATTGGTGGAATTTTATTCGATCCTGCAGCTTATGGCGCTGGTGAATGGCCTTTCACCCTCACATCTGAAAATGAATGTGGCATTGCTGAATGTACATTCTATGTAACAGTTTTTGGCTTACCTGAAGTTACTTGTCCGGATGCTTTCAGCGTTTATCTCTCAGATCTTCCAATCACTCTGGACGGTGCAATGCCTATGGGCGGTGAATACAGTGGTACTGGCGTATTGGGTAATGATTTCCTTGTTTTCGAAACAGGTGAATATTTAATTACTTATACCTACACTGATGTTGAAACAGGATGTACAAATTTCTGTACATTTGTTATTAACGTAGAAGCAGACCCAATTCCTGAATTGGTATTTGCTAACCTGCAATGGCCGCCAACCAGTGAAATTTGCCTGGATAATTTCCAACCATTAACTGTTTATGGACAGGTTGTGATTGAAAATGGTGTTTTAAATCCTGAAACCGGTTACGAGGGACTTGTTGTTGAATTTGGTATCAGTGGCGAGAATACAGATCCTGCCACCTGGACTACCTGGTATCCTTCAACGGGTTTTGGTTTTGGTGGTTTTAACGGACAACCCGAATACTCTGGTCAAATTGGTGATGGCCTGGTTGCCGGTACCTATTATTATGCTACCAAGTTCACCTTCGATGATATGGTTTACTATGGTGGTTTTGATGGCGGTTTCTGGGATGGTATAAATAACGTTTCCGGAGTATTAACCGTAATTGAATTCTGCGGTATTCCTCCATGCAGCATTGAATGGGCGAACGTACAATGGCCAGAGTCAGGAGAAATCTTTGTAGGTGATGATTTCGACGTTTATGCACAGGTTTACTCTGCAAACTATCCTGGACAAGAAATTCCAGGTATGTCAGCATGGGTTGGTTATTCAACTGAAAATGTTGATCCTTCATTATTTACCAACTGGGTACCGGCTACATTGAATGTCATTGCCGGGAATAACTCAGAATACGTAGCCAACATTGGTGCTGCAATCATGGAGGACGGTACTTACTACTATGCAAGCCGCTTCCAGTGCTTAGATGGCGATTTTGTGTATGGTGGTATTGGCGGATTCTGGGATAACAATTCCGGAGTTTTAATCGTAAATCCATTGGAGTGTGAAGTTACATGTCCTGAAGACTTTGAAGTTTGCATCAATGGCGGGTCTTTCGTTCTTGCTGGTGCTGAACCCACAGGTGGCGAATATACCGGTGTTGGCGTGATGGATGGCATGTTCTATCCTGAAGTAGCTGGTGAAGGTGTACACGAGATTACCTATACTTTCGATTGCGGTAATGGACTGATTGCATCATGCGTATTTGAAATTACTGTGCTTGGATTACCGGTTGTAGAATGTCCAGAAGATCAGGTATTGTGCTACAACGATGAGCCATTTGTATTCGGCGAATTCGTATTTGATCCATCGATGTACGATCCGGGTGTTTACCCATTCACCTTCACAGCAGAAAATGAATGCGGTGTTGCAGAATGTTCCTTCACCATTGAAGTAATTGGCGCCCCGGTTGCCGAATGTCCTGAAGATATCGCAGTATGTATCGATGCTGAACCATTTGAATATGGTGGCTATGCAATTGATCCAGCTTTGCTTGGCGCAGGAGTTCATGAATTTGTTGTAGAAGCATCAAATCAATGTGGAACCGACGTTTGTTCCTTCTTTGTTACTGTAAATGCATTACCTGTTTTGACAGAGGTTGGCCTTGAGGTAACTGAAGATGGTGAAGTATGGATGCCGGTTGATGGCGGTCTGGCTGAAGGTTATGAGCTTTGTATTAACCCTGCATCAGCTGGTTATGCACTCAATATTGCTTCACTGATGTCAGAACCTGCGCTTGCCGAAGGTTATTATGGATTCTATGTGACCACCTATCCTGATGGATACTTTGAATACTGGGATGGCCGTGGCGTTAACGCCGGAGCTGCTCCCGGTTCATGGCAAGAGTGGATGTGGTGGATTATCAATGGTAATCAGCCCATCTTCTATATCGGCGTAAATGATGGTTTCATGCTGGTTGATGGTCTCAAGAAAGATTATTCGGGTGAAATTACTTACCTGGTATTACCTGGCGATTATCCGGCAGGCGCTTATACATTTGAAGGTATGGTTGAGGATGCTAATGGTTGCATGTCTGAACTGATTGTTGTAGGTATGACTTTCAACTCTTACGCAGTAATTGTAGAACAACCGGTAGATGTTTCTGTTCTTTGGGGAATGGATGCTGAATTCACCGTTGTTGCAGAGAATGCTGAAGAATATCAATGGTATGGTCCAAATGGAATGATCGATGGGGCTACTGAAGCTACCCTAACACTGTTTGCAGTAACTTTGGAGGACGAAGGTGGTTACTATGTTGAAGTTACCAATGGATGTGATCCTGACAGATTAATTTCCATGACTGCTTTCCTCACTGTTCTTCCCTGGACTCAGGTTATCGACCTGAACGGCGCTGTAAATGGTATGTCAACCTACCTTGATTTGTTGGAAGATGACATTGCAACCATAGTTGCTCCGATCATCGCAGACCTGCAGTATGTTGAGTTTTATCAACCAAACACCGTTTATGTCCCAGGAGCAATGTCATTCCCATGGAATGAGGAAAAAGGAGCAAAAACTGGCCTGAGTGGTGGTTATCCAACTTCACTTACTGTGACTGGTTATCCTACATTAGGAACTGTAGTCGACCTGCCAGCTGGATGGTCAATTATGCCAGTTTGGAGTCAGGGCGTTGTCCTTGCTGCTGATGTATTTGGTCCATTGGGTGCTCAGTTAATCGCTGCCTTTAGTATTGACTACTCTGGTGTATACTGGCCACAGTATAGTGTATACTCATTAGAGTATCTTGTTCCTGGAAGCGCTTACCTGGTTGCTCTTGCCAGCCCGGGATCTGTTGATTTCAATGTTCCGCTTGTAAAAGCTGCAACACCGGGTTATGTATCTATGCCAGCAAATACAACCACATGGAAAACTGTTCAAATGACAGGTGTACAACACAACATTGCGCTCACCGCTGATGCACTTGCTCAGTTGAGAGTTGGCGACGTTGTGGGTGCTTTCAACCAGGATGGCAGTATTGCCGGTATGGTTGAAATTACCAACCTGAAAGATAATGCCGTAATCAGAGTGTATGGTAACGAGTTTACCTCGAAATCTGTTAACGGTTTTGTTGCAGGTGATGTACTGACATTCAAGGTTTACCGTGATGGTGAGGTAATTGATCTCACAGCTACATTCGATCCTAATATGCCAAATACTGATGTATTTGCAGAAAACGGATTGTCAGCTATCATTAGCCTGAAGGCTGGTGTTACAGCAATCAATGACCTTACAGCCGAACTTACTGTTAACCTCTTCCCGAATCCTGCTAAAGATTTCGTTAATATCGAGACTAATTTTGAAATCAGGAATCTGAAAGTTGTTAACTATGTTGGTCAAGTTGTATTTGATCAGGAAATTGATCAGGTCAACTTCCAGATCAATACCTCCAATTTTGGTCCCGGAATGTACTTTGTACAAATCCAAACCACTGATGGAGTTGTAGTAACTAAAAGACTTACTGTTAATTAA